From Vitis vinifera cultivar Pinot Noir 40024 chromosome 5, ASM3070453v1, the proteins below share one genomic window:
- the LOC100250911 gene encoding uncharacterized protein LOC100250911: MAIMAQINVFPRALLWGFKTHRFVKPTPFSPFLIRSLDNRIPSSIWRVAMEKDEGRGRRLSIKDSQRRPPWLHKLRENCFRRVKEERNDLLWKMRLSADQSSTQKEFMESTVREIFSDELQRFRTSALSGCSEIPTSTAKVDEDMLWEYDGLHTASHFECEEVMLELQRMFYEDIRMNQTHRDGCNGTTEEEDEDYLDPAIFENLRLEDDKGCKEIWCPICKKGKLRQNNHLIYCTLCELGLERGDQVNLDCLQVRLGEAYSEHLDRGCRFTPQFHVYTQFSLTALYIQCEACKIFELIL; encoded by the exons ATGGCAATTATGGCACAAATAAATGTTTTCCCGCGGGCTCTGCTTTGGGGCTTCAAAACGCATCGTTTTGTGAAACCCACCCCCTTTTCCCCGTTTCTAATTCGTAGCTTGGACAATCGGATCCCTTCTTCTATCTGGCGCGTAGCTATGGAGAAAGACGAAGGTCGTGGAAGAAGGCTTTCCATCAAAGACTCTCAACGTCGTCCCCCTTGGCTCCACAag CTCAGAGAGAACTGCTTCAGAAGAGTGAAAGAAGAGCGAAATGACTTGCTTTGGAAGATGAGGTTATCTGCGGATCAGTCTTCAACTCAAAAG GAGTTCATGGAATCCACTGTTCGGGAAATCTTTTCTGATGAACTGCAAAGATTTAGGACCTCAGCTTTAAGTGGTTGTTCTGAAATTCCAACTTCCACTGCCAAAGTTGATGAGGACATGTTGTGGGAATATGATGGTCTTCATACTGCTTCTCACTTTGAATGTGAGGAGGTTATGCTGGAACTACAAAGGATGTTCTATGAAGATATCAGGATGAATCAAACACACAGAG ATGGCTGTAATGGAACTACAGAAGAAGAAGACGAGGATTACCTAGATCCTGCGATTTTTGAGAATTTGCGGCTCGAAGATGACAAG GGCTGCAAGGAGATATGGTGTCCCATCTGCAAGAAAGGGAAGCTACGGCAGAACAATCATCTCATCTATTGCACTCTTTGTGAGCTTGGACTTGAAAGAGGTGACCAG GTTAATTTGGACTGTTTGCAAGTTCGTCTAGGTGAGGCCTACTCAGAGCATCTTGATAGAGGCTGTAGGTTTACACCCCAGTTCCATGTATATACCCAATTCAGCCTAACTGCATTGTACATCCAATGTGAGGCTTGCAAGATATTTGAACTCATTCTATGA